Proteins co-encoded in one Armatimonadota bacterium genomic window:
- a CDS encoding DUF3048 domain-containing protein: MTLAGAAILAALVAWLAAPRDEIRVALREPSLPMPRARQTFWPGEDGAAPLLVVVENTPEARPQAGLAEACLVFAMPTEALITRFLAAFCDATPSAVGPIRSVRAFMLDLAADLGAITVHAGYSAEARARITRERLPVINEFWTAGPFWRDPARRAPHNLYARLDSLQEVARQRHPHVQPRGVPYQFGDGPPGGAEAPAVVLDYAPRYAVTYRYDPARAIYFREQDGQPHLDSDGQPVAATAILVAVVRWWQTDDRGGPSSHLDLVGGGRLAVVTRGRLHEGTWSRPAGGPLRLALAGGAPVSVPRGPVWIELFPAGRPFGVVRP, encoded by the coding sequence GTGACCCTGGCAGGCGCTGCCATACTGGCCGCCCTGGTCGCCTGGCTGGCCGCCCCGCGCGACGAGATCCGCGTGGCGCTGCGCGAGCCGTCGCTGCCCATGCCGCGGGCCCGCCAGACGTTCTGGCCGGGCGAAGACGGCGCAGCCCCGCTGCTCGTCGTCGTCGAGAACACCCCGGAGGCGCGCCCGCAGGCCGGTCTGGCCGAGGCGTGCCTGGTCTTCGCCATGCCCACCGAGGCGCTCATCACGCGGTTCCTGGCGGCGTTCTGCGACGCGACGCCGTCGGCGGTCGGCCCGATCCGCAGCGTCCGGGCCTTCATGCTCGACCTCGCCGCCGACCTGGGCGCCATCACGGTCCACGCGGGCTACAGCGCCGAGGCCCGGGCGCGCATCACCCGCGAACGCCTCCCGGTCATCAACGAGTTCTGGACCGCCGGTCCGTTCTGGCGCGATCCCGCGCGCCGGGCGCCCCACAACCTGTACGCGCGTCTGGACAGCCTGCAAGAGGTTGCGCGGCAACGCCACCCGCACGTGCAGCCCCGCGGCGTGCCCTACCAGTTCGGCGATGGCCCCCCGGGCGGTGCCGAGGCCCCTGCGGTGGTGCTCGACTACGCCCCGCGGTACGCCGTGACCTACCGCTACGATCCCGCCCGCGCGATCTACTTCCGCGAACAGGACGGGCAGCCCCACCTCGACAGCGACGGGCAGCCCGTGGCGGCCACCGCGATCCTCGTCGCCGTGGTCCGCTGGTGGCAGACGGACGACCGCGGCGGTCCCAGCAGCCACCTCGACCTCGTCGGCGGCGGCCGCCTGGCGGTCGTCACCCGCGGTCGGCTGCACGAAGGCACGTGGAGCCGCCCCGCCGGCGGTCCTCTCCGCCTCGCGCTGGCCGGCGGCGCGCCGGTCAGCGTGCCCCGGGGACCGGTGTGGATCGAGCTGTTCCCCGCGGGTCGTCCGTTCGGGGTCGTCCGCCCGTAA
- a CDS encoding nucleoside-diphosphate kinase, whose protein sequence is MITARTERTLVFLKPDGVRRGLVGEVLRRFERIGLRIVGLKMLRASRDLLERHYPADEGFLRTIGGKTREAFEAAGLDVRQEAGTDDPLEIGRRVRQWLIEFVASGPVVAMVLEGTHAVSVVRKVVGDTLPYRAAPGTIRGDYSADSPTVANLQKRPVRNLVHASGSLEEAAFEIGLWFAPSELHDYTRVDEDLILG, encoded by the coding sequence ATGATCACAGCACGCACGGAACGCACCCTCGTCTTCCTCAAGCCCGACGGCGTGCGGCGCGGGCTGGTGGGGGAGGTGCTGCGGCGATTCGAGCGGATCGGCCTGCGGATCGTCGGGCTGAAGATGCTGCGGGCGTCGCGCGACCTGCTGGAGCGGCACTACCCCGCCGACGAGGGGTTCCTGCGGACCATCGGGGGCAAGACGCGGGAAGCGTTCGAGGCGGCGGGCCTCGACGTGCGCCAGGAAGCCGGCACCGACGATCCGCTCGAGATCGGCCGCCGCGTGCGGCAGTGGCTGATCGAGTTCGTGGCCTCGGGGCCCGTGGTGGCCATGGTGCTCGAGGGGACGCACGCGGTCTCGGTGGTGCGCAAGGTGGTGGGCGACACCCTGCCCTATCGGGCAGCGCCGGGCACGATCCGCGGCGACTACTCGGCCGACTCGCCGACGGTGGCCAACCTCCAGAAGCGGCCGGTGCGCAACCTCGTGCACGCCTCGGGGTCGCTGGAAGAGGCGGCGTTCGAGATCGGCCTGTGGTTTGCGCCCAGCGAGCTCCACGACTACACCCGCGTCGACGAGGACCTGATCCTGGGATAG
- a CDS encoding family 1 glycosylhydrolase yields MTTTFPPGFRWGVATSAYQFEGDNTAADWWVWEQRGRIRDGSRSGRACDWWRAAERDFDLIASLHLNAVRLSVEWSRLEPSPGRWDEAAMARYLVMLRGLRDRGLEPMVTLNHFTLPQWVAARGGWAWRGIVEAFAAFVGRVVAAVGELVDRWVTLNEPMGYLLSAYLLGQFPPGRRNPAAFVRALRHSLQAHAAAYRTVHAARPAAQVGLAAYLRPVDPARPRGVEAALAARLDYAFNWLYLDALRRQVDSGRPRPAQDGVGLLDFLGVNYYTRTLLRLDLRRPQTLFVRAAPPQGADLADRGFGEMYPDGLLAVLRRARGYAVPLYVTENGLPDAADRLRPRFIVEHLRRLAQAIAEGCPVRGYYHWSIVDNFEWNDGWSLRFGLYALDERTQARTARPSAALYAAIARANALP; encoded by the coding sequence GTGACGACGACCTTCCCCCCGGGGTTCCGGTGGGGGGTGGCCACCAGCGCCTACCAGTTCGAGGGCGACAACACCGCCGCCGACTGGTGGGTCTGGGAGCAGCGGGGCCGCATTCGCGACGGCAGCCGGTCCGGCCGGGCGTGCGACTGGTGGCGTGCGGCCGAGCGGGACTTCGACCTGATCGCGAGCCTGCACCTGAACGCGGTGCGCCTGTCGGTGGAGTGGAGCCGTCTGGAGCCTTCCCCCGGCCGGTGGGACGAAGCGGCGATGGCCCGCTACCTGGTCATGCTGCGTGGCCTGCGCGACCGCGGGCTCGAGCCCATGGTCACCCTCAACCACTTCACGCTCCCGCAGTGGGTGGCCGCGCGCGGCGGATGGGCCTGGCGCGGGATCGTCGAGGCGTTCGCGGCGTTCGTCGGCCGCGTCGTGGCGGCGGTCGGGGAGCTGGTCGACCGCTGGGTCACCCTCAACGAGCCTATGGGCTACCTGCTGAGCGCCTACCTGCTGGGCCAGTTTCCGCCCGGACGCAGGAACCCTGCGGCGTTCGTGCGGGCGCTGCGCCACTCGCTGCAGGCGCACGCCGCCGCCTACCGGACCGTGCACGCCGCCAGGCCCGCCGCGCAGGTCGGCCTGGCGGCCTACCTGCGACCGGTCGACCCTGCCCGTCCCCGGGGCGTCGAGGCGGCGCTGGCCGCACGCCTGGACTACGCGTTCAACTGGCTGTACCTCGATGCGCTGCGCCGGCAGGTCGACTCGGGCCGCCCGCGGCCGGCTCAGGACGGTGTCGGCCTTTTGGACTTCCTGGGAGTCAACTACTACACGCGCACGCTCCTGCGGCTGGACCTCCGGCGCCCGCAGACGCTGTTCGTACGCGCCGCGCCTCCCCAGGGGGCGGACCTGGCGGACAGGGGGTTCGGCGAGATGTACCCCGACGGGTTGCTGGCGGTGCTGCGCCGTGCCCGCGGCTACGCCGTTCCGCTCTACGTGACCGAGAACGGCCTGCCCGACGCCGCCGACCGGCTGCGACCGCGGTTCATCGTCGAGCACCTGCGGCGCCTGGCCCAGGCCATCGCCGAGGGCTGTCCGGTGCGCGGGTACTACCATTGGTCGATCGTCGACAACTTCGAGTGGAACGACGGGTGGAGCCTGCGCTTCGGGCTGTACGCGCTGGACGAGCGCACGCAGGCGCGCACCGCGCGGCCCAGCGCGGCCCTCTACGCCGCCATCGCCCGGGCGAACGCGCTCCCCTGA